Part of the Pirellulales bacterium genome, GCCAGGATATCGATCGCCGTGCCCGCAACCGCGCGGGCCGCAGCAAGTTGAAAACGATCATCAAGAAGGCCACCGTCGCCATTGAGGCGGGGCAAGCGGACGAGGCCAAGGCCGCTTATCCCTTGGTGCAAAAAGCGCTCGATCAGGCCGCCGCGAAGAATCTCATTCACCGCAATGCCGCTGCTCGGGTGAAGTCGCGATTGACGGCGCGAATCAAGGCCTTGGGCGCGAAGTAAGTAGCGCCCAGCCAATGGGCGGGACGAGAGGCAACCCTTCAAGCTGCTTCAAAAGACGATTGCGTCGGCTGAG contains:
- the rpsT gene encoding 30S ribosomal protein S20 — encoded protein: MPQTKSAKKRFRQDIDRRARNRAGRSKLKTIIKKATVAIEAGQADEAKAAYPLVQKALDQAAAKNLIHRNAAARVKSRLTARIKALGAK